The Bos indicus x Bos taurus breed Angus x Brahman F1 hybrid chromosome 15, Bos_hybrid_MaternalHap_v2.0, whole genome shotgun sequence genome includes a window with the following:
- the LOC113904834 gene encoding olfactory receptor 52B2 yields the protein MTHTNFTIFHPSVFVLLGIPGLEAYHVWLSIPFCLMYITAVLGNSILIAVIITERNLHEPMYFFLSILAITDILLSTTTVPKALAIFWLHAHDIAFDACVTQVFFVHMMFVGESAILLAMAFDRFVAICIPLHYKTMLTWPVVGRIAGAIVTRSFCIIFPVIFLLNRLPFCWTNVIPHSYCEHIGVARLACADITINIWYGFSVPIVMVILDVILIAVSYSLILRAVFRLPSQDARHKALSTCGSHLCVILMFYVPSFFTLLTHRFGHNIPRHVHILLANLYVVVPPMLNPIVYGVKTKQIQDGVVHRFFGIMAWCSASSLG from the coding sequence ATGACTCACACCAACTTCACCATCTTCCACCCTTCAGTTTTTGTCCTACTgggcatccctgggttggaggctTATCATGTTTGGCTGTCAATACCCTTCTGCCTCATGTACATCACTGCGGTTCTGGGCAACAGTATCCTGATAGCAGTCATCATCACTGAGCGTAACCTTCATgagcccatgtacttcttcctctccataCTGGCCATCACGGACATCCTGCTGTCCACCACTACTGTCCCCAAGGCCCTAGCCATCTTTTGGCTCCATGCTCATGACATTGCCTTTGATGCCTGTGTCACCCAAGTTTTCTTTGTCCACATGATGTTTGTGGGGGAGTCAGCCATCCTATTAGCCATGGCCTTTGACCGGTTTGTGGCCATCTGTATCCCTCTGCATTACAAGACAATGCTAACATGGCCTGTGGTGGGAAGGATTGCTGGGGCCATTGTCACCCGAAGTTTCTGTATCATCTTCCCAGTGATCTTCTTGCTGAATCGACTGCCTTTCTGCTGGACCAATGTCATCCCGCACTCCTACTGTGAGCATATTGGAGTGGCCCGCTTGGCCTGTGCTGACATCACCATTAACATCTGGTACGGCTTCTCAGTGCCCATTGTCATGGTCATCTTGGACGTGATCCTCATCGCGGTGTCATACTCACTGATCCTCCGAGCGGTGTTTCGTTTGCCCTCCCAGGATGCTCGGCACAAGGCCCTCAGCACCTGTGGTTCCCACCTCTGTGTCATCCTCATGTtttatgtcccctccttctttaCATTATTAACCCATCGCTTTGGACATAACATACCTCGACATGTCCATATCCTGTTAGCCAATCTTTATGTGGTGGTGCCACCGATGCTCAACCCCATTGTCTATGGTGTAAAGACTAAGCAGATCCAGGACGGGGTAGTCCACCGGTTCTTTGGTATTATGGCTTGGTGCTCTGCTTCCTCTCTGGGCTAA
- the LOC113904835 gene encoding olfactory receptor 52W1 has translation MTEAPQPNSTFSCPTFFILTGIPGLGGVQAWLTLVFGPMYLLSLLGNGALLAVVQTDSTLHQPMFLLLATLAATDLSLATSIAPGLLAVLWLGPRPVPYAACLVQMFFVHTLTAVESGVLLAMACDRAVAVGRPLHYPVLVTKARVGYAALALALKAVAIVVPFPLLVARFERFQAQTIDHAYCAHMAVVELVVGNTQANNLYGLVLSLAVSGKDILGITGSYGLIAHAVLQLPTREARAKAFGTCSSHICVILAFYVPGLFSYLTHRFGRHTVPKPVHILLSNIYLLLPPALNPLIYGARTKQIRDRLLEIFTFKKSQF, from the coding sequence ATGACAGAAGCTCCACAGCCCAACTCTACTTTCTCATGCCCAACCTTCTTCATACTGACTGGCATCCCAGGGCTAGGGGGTGTGCAGGCCTGGCTGACACTGGTCTTTGGGCCCATGTATCTGCTTTCCCTGCTGGGCAATGGAGCACTGCTGGCAGTGGTGCAGACAGACTCCACACTGCATCAGCCCATGTTTCTGCTCCTGGCCACCCTGGCAGCCACAGATCTGAGCTTAGCCACATCTATAGCTCCAGGGCTGCTGGCTGTGCTGTGGCTCGGGCCTCGGCCTGTGCCATACGCTGCCTGCCTGGTCCAGATGTTCTTTGTTCACACACTGACGGCTGTGGAATCCGGTGTACTGTTGGCCATGGCCTGTGACCGTGCTGTGGCAGTAGGGCGTCCATTGCACTACCCCGTCCTAGTCACCAAAGCCCGTGTGGGGTATGCAGCCCTGGCACTGGCACTAAAAGCTGTGGCTATTGTTGTGCCTTTCCCTCTGCTGGTTGCACGATTTGAGCGCTTCCAAGCCCAGACCATAGACCATGCCTACTGTGCACACATGGCAGTGGTGGAGCTGGTGGTGGGTAACACACAAGCCAACAATTTGTATGGGCTGGTGCTTTCGTTGGCTGTGTCAGGTAAAGATATTCTAGGCATCACAGGCTCCTATGGGCTCATCGCCCACGCTGTGCTGCAGCTGCCTACCCGGGAAGCCCGTGCCAAGGCCTTTGGTACATGTAGTTCCCACATCTGTGTCATTCTAGCCTTCTATGTGCCTGGTCTCTTCTCCTACCTCACACACCGCTTTGGTCGTCACACCGTCCCCAAGCCTGTGCACATCCTTCTCTCTAACATCTACTTGCTGCTGCCACCTGCCCTTAACCCTCTCATCTATGGGGCCCGCACGAAGCAGATTAGGGACCGGCTCCTAGAAATCTTCACATTCAAGAAAAGCCAGTTCTAA